A genomic window from Passer domesticus isolate bPasDom1 chromosome Z, bPasDom1.hap1, whole genome shotgun sequence includes:
- the LOC135290319 gene encoding E3 ubiquitin-protein ligase Topors-like translates to MATGKEWSCPICCDTPDDVAYAMPCGHRFCLGCILRWAERNPACPLCRRSILTVKFSDHGGDDYLHCLITPPRELPEMSSQAAGAPRSLAENRPPSPADSLASSPQGITDPAQQQASGPEAVGGILPELWAELFRRRRNLLDPVRPWLHQGLEMIYGGEWYQVKSAESGIVLALCVYGPDREVLVQRLQPRLQQYTASLVHGILNIIETQCREEVWRLRHSHTAREEDEIPAASSDSPASQEGAPTLSQASSSGIANFNMEEEASTLETALHGHLNHSSSVSIPAEQEQLQEELGETRVAAVSSAPSQGSDPSPATPQHRRKRRTPGSPDASHSNKRQRHDQL, encoded by the coding sequence ATGGCCACAGGGAAGGAGTGGAGCTGCCCCATATGCTGCGATACACCAGATGACGTCGCTTATGCCATGCCTTGTGGCCATCGATTCTGTCTTGGCTGCATCCTGCGTTGGGCAGAAAGAAATCCTGCCTGCCCACTCTGCAGAAGATCCATCTTGACAGTGAAGTTTTCTGATCATGGTGGAGATGACTACCTACACTGTCTTATCACACCTCCCAGAGAGTTGCCAGAGatgagcagccaggcagcaggagctcctAGAAGCCTGGCTGAAAACagaccccccagccctgcagattccCTTGCTTCCTCTCCACAAGGAATAACAGACCCTGCTCAGCAACAGGCTTCAGGACCAGAAGCCGTGGGTGGCATCCTGCCTGAGCTTTGGGCAGAACTTTTCCGAAGACGACGGAACCTCCTGGACCCTGTGAGGCCATGGCTGCACCAGGGGCTGGAGATGATATATGGGGGTGAGTGGTATCAGGTGAAGAGTGCAGAGAGCGGCATTGTGCTCGCTCTCTGTGTCTATGGTCCAGACAGAGAAGTCTTGGTACAGAGATTGCAGCCCCGTCTCCAGCAATACACTGCATCACTGGTCCATGGCATCCTCAATATCATTGAGACCCAGTGCAGGGAAGAGGTTTGGAGGCTGCGGCACTCTCACACTGCCAGGGAGGAGGATGagatccctgctgccagctctgatTCCCCTGCCTCCCAGGAGGGTGCTCCCACCCTCAGCCAGGCCTCATCCAGTGGCATCGCAAATTTCAACATGGAGGAGGAAGCCAGCACGTTGGAGACTGCCCTTCATGGGCATCTCAACCACTCCTCATCTGTGtccatccctgcagagcaggagcagctccaggaagaGCTGGGAGAAACAAGAGTGGCTGCAGTTTCCTCTGCTCCTAGCCAGGGCAGTGACCCCTCACCTGCAACACCCCAGCACCGCCGAAAGAGGAGGACCCCTGGGTCCCCAGATGCCTCCCATTCCAACAAGAGGCAGCGCCATGATCAGCTCTAG